AACACATCTTAAACTCTACCATTTTTGAAATCTCGTCGTAACCAATTTTATCAGTCGTCGTATCGTCGTCTTTACTTTTCTttatcgttttattttaaaaaccattactgacttaggcatcggagggccgttggcatccccaacggccaatcctcctagcgacccctgttttcttttgcagaatgCAAGACGCACGACGAATGACATCCATAAGCAACAACGTACGACTCAGAACGAGATCGCAAGAGACAACGAACTAACAACGCAGGTATGATTTTACACATCAGTCGGTTCAATACTTATTACTTGCAAAGCATCTGCTACACGAAACTAAGACATCAAAACGCAACGGGATAACCATAAAGAACAAACGactaaggaaaagaaaaacaaacttaACATACACGACGCGCGACCCCTAAGGCCACGACTTCCGAAATTCAAACACAAAACATTATCCAAACACCGCGTCGCCACTACCGACGACGAATAAAAACAttccaaacacaaaaacaaaacacaagtcatccaaaccacctcgtcgtcgccatcgacgacgagtaaagaagttcaccaacaaaacacaaaaaccaacaGAAATTCGAAAACTACAAACTGTTACATCCCTTCTTCCTGAGTAGAGACCACGGCTTCCTGCTCCGACTCTTGCTCTGGGGGCACGACTGGCACCTCCACCGACACCACGTCCAACGTCTCGTCTTGAGAAACGACGACGAGGGCCTCCTCTTCGCACCCAACAGCTAAAACCTCCCCCTCTTGGTCCGGAACAGGCGCACTCACCACCAACAAAGCCGCATCCACCTCCGTCGCCTCAGTACTAGCAGTGTCAGCCGTCTTCGCCAACTCCTCCGAATCCACCACAGGCACCGACAGGTCAGCCATGGTACCGCCATTAGCCAGATAGTCATCCACCTCCTTTTGACATGGCCAAAGGCTAGTCTCCCCAATCAGGCAGGTACATCATCTGCGCCCGCGTCCTCCATATAGCGAGAGCCTCGACGTCCTTCGCCTCCTCCTGCAGGGCGTCGTACAAGCTCCTCAATCCATCCAACTCCTCCGTCGTCGAGGTCAACTCCTCCTTCACTTTCTCCAGATCCTTAGCCACGTCGGCTAACTGCTTATCCTTACCTTTCAATTGATCACCCTTGGCCTTAACCACCGCAGCAAGATCCACGACCTTCTTCTCAGCAGCTTTCCACTTCGCTTCCCACGACGCGGCCGCCTTCTTCGCCGTCGCTGTCAGCTGCCTTGCATTCGTCACCTCGTCGCACAGCAACGAACACTGCCTACGTACAGCCAAGGCAGCCTGCGACGCCTACGCAAAACCAGTGCCAAAACAGATTTACACAACATACATCTTTcgcaaacaaaaaagaagaaaaaactaaataaaactcACCCGCAGACTAAGCTCAGCGGCGTCCGACGCGGCAAGAAGAGGATCCACCTCGTGATATCGTCGATACGTCGTAGGCAAGATCAAGCGATCAGCGAAAGGCCATATAACCGACGCCTCTTCATCACCCAAGAAGCTTGGGGGCAAAGTGATAACCGTATCCTCGACAGGATCCGTCTCGACAGGACGCTTCTTGGCCGACGAAGTAGACACTTTACTAACGTCGACAGCAGCAGACGACGCCTTGAACGGCTGTGGAGGCGACGACGAAGCAATCGGATGAAAGCCTTCGGCTCCTATGACGACAGGCGTCTCGGCCGACGAACCTATCGCAGAAAACCGAGGTACGACCGTCATACCTCGTCCACCAGAAGTCGAGGACGACCTCAGTCGCTTCCTTGCACGCTCCTGAATCTCGCTCTGAGACATCCTCGACACAGGCCGAGACGAAAGAGTATGCTCTACAcccaatacaaaaaataaagttcaaacattatccaaagcaaaaacaaaaatatatacaaacccCGAAATAAACAAACGACAAATACCTGAGTTGTCAGCC
This sequence is a window from Spinacia oleracea cultivar Varoflay chromosome 1, BTI_SOV_V1, whole genome shotgun sequence. Protein-coding genes within it:
- the LOC130465409 gene encoding uncharacterized protein, with product MCRFIFVSRRFTERRLTWFCFAVVKASSLTELNADSEDKYRKFLGYSVEDRSFSRDGEFLDEQEVDRSGDVAEEEEIDEESGQLTRRRKRLDLLEEVVANSSSAEGEVGDMADNSEHTLSSRPVSRMSQSEIQERARKRLRSSSTSGGRGMTVVPRFSAIGSSAETPVVIGAEGFHPIASSSPPQPFKASSAAVDVSKVSTSSAKKRPVETDPVEDTVITLPPSFLGDEEASVIWPFADRLILPTTYRRYHEVDPLLAASDAAELSLRASQAALAVRRQCSLLCDEVTNARQLTATAKKAAASWEAKWKAAEKKVVDLAAVVKAKGDQLKGKDKQLADVAKDLEKVKEELTSTTEELDGLRSLYDALQEEAKDVEALAIWRTRAQMMYLPDWGD